Within the Drosophila miranda strain MSH22 chromosome Y unlocalized genomic scaffold, D.miranda_PacBio2.1 Contig_Y2_pilon, whole genome shotgun sequence genome, the region GCCTCCAACTGGGGAGTGGGGTTTGGACTCCATTGCATGGAGAGTTATTGATTAGTATATCTCAATGGCAAACGCAATGAAATTATTATGGAAATTATGGCAGCAGGCTAAAAAGTTAAGACGTTTTCGCGTTCGTGTCATTAGTAGGGGGAATTATCTAGCTACTCGTATTTTAGAACGAGCGTAACATATGGCAGGTTCCCTGGAATACACTTCAATGCTAATTTGACGGCTTCCTATGTGGCTTCCCATTTGTGAATTAAGCACCTCCAGTGAagggcagcagcaggaagTACACGTCGGAAGTTTCGTGCATGCAGTCCTAGCGAATTCCAGAAGTTGGggcgaattgattttgaaaGAGCTCACAAGCGCCAAAACAGAATTCTAGTGTGCAACAGGCGCCGTATCGTTCCAAGCAAGAATTATCCAGCACTGTTCTGAAATTTTAAggaaaatttcatttttttttgttataaaTAATGTTGCGTCAAACGCTTCGTCCTGGTCACGCAGCCCATTGGTGCCGGCAAATGTCCGTGGTGGCCAAGTCCTTGAAGTACACCCAACACGGAGAGCCACAAGATGTCTTGAAGCTGGTCGAGGACCAGCTGGCCGATCCGCAGGATAAGCAAGTGCTGGTGAGGATTTTGGCGGCTCCCATCAACCCAGCGGACATTAATACCATTCAGGGTGAGCCAAAACACACATACAGCGTATGCTGGTGGACAGATTATAGTTAAATTACTCTATTCGCTAGGCAAATATCCCGTCAAACCAAAATTTCCAGCCGTGGCCGGCAATGAATTCGTAGGCGAGGTTATCTGTGTCGGGGAGAATGTCAAGGGCCGGCAAGCGGGGGAGCACGTTATACCTCTGGCTACAGGTCTGGGGACATGGACCACGTATGGCCTCTACAATCAAGATCAGCTTATGACCGTGCCCAAAAAAGTTGGCTTGGCAGAGGCGGCCACCGTTACTGTCAATCCGTGCACTGCGTATCGCATGCTAAAGGACTTTGTAAAGCTGTCACCGGGCGACACTGTCATACAAAATGGAGCCGACAGCGCTGTTGGACAGGCTGTCCACCAACTGTGCCGCGCCTGGGGCATCAATAGCATTGGCATTGTCCGCGACCGCCCGGAGATTTGTGAGCTGAAGCAACTGCTGGAGTGCCTGGATGCCACGGCGGTGCTAACAGAGGCAGAGGTTCGCACCAGTGACATCTTTAAAACCGGGAAGGTCAAGCGCCCAAAGCTGGCGTTCAACTGTGTGGGCGGCAAAAGCGCAACGGAAGTGTCGCGCCATCTGGATGACCGCGGCGTTATGGTTACCTACGGGGGCATGTCCCGGGAGCCAGTTACGGTGGCTACTGGACCACTAATTTTCAAAGACATTGCATTTAGAGGCTTCTGGATGACTCGCTGGTCCAAGGAGAACTACGATACACCCGAACGCAAGCAAATGTTCAAGGAACTATTCGAGCTTATGGAACAGGGAAAATTCGTGGCTCCCACCCATGAGATGGTGCCCCTGGAGAAGTTCAAGaacgccgcagcagcagctctcAATTTCAAGGGATTCACAGGCAAGAAGTTCATCCTAAACATGAGCGAATAATTAGATTAATTGAGGCTCTTAGCCTTTGGCTTTATTGTATACCCATGATgtggtatatatgtatgcggaACAAATTTGTTGTATCTTGGGATTGAATATGATTCAGTTCATCTCCACCTCGTTTGCTTGATACTTGAGTTGTAGGGTGTGATGgcctgaggtaagctcagtcccgtccaggggtcaatccacaagaaatttgtagaaacgGATGGAACTTCAAAGGAGACGCCGGGGGTGGCCTATCGTAGAGTAGATGGATCAGGGCTTGGGCGGGCGTTGCTAGCGTTGTGTATCGAATGGTGTATGTGGACGTGGAGTGGGGGGGGAgtcggtgcctcggctaattggagtgaacttacgcaatcgggtgtTTTTACTTCGATAATTTGACACTTTATTGTACGTATTAGTAGTTTAAATGCACTTCTTTTTACTTCGTCGTCGATGTCTTCTCgtgagttccgggtaccgcgtctgtactccggactgggtctctgcgtaagttgctCAGGTACCACGTCCGTACTCTGAGCCGGGTTTTTGCGTAAGTTGctctttggttctcgtcgccgtctttttataggcccgtattgctgggtcggcgggtttgacaaatgcacttccgcgtcgtggtgcactttgccgttcttgttgatcgttgcagattttgccggcgccgactttcctccgtcgatgaacccggaagacTGCACTTGGCCGATGGCTTGGCCTGGAGTGGGGAAAGACcgcgtgacctgatgtctttggtcatcgttttggagttggcgcgtgttgatcggtgGTTGCTTGCGGAGGGGGCGCTGGTTGTGGGGTGCGGTGCGATGCGCTCATTATAGGTCGGTGGACGGATTGTATGGgaaccttttaggttcgttacaccctCCCCTTTCTTCCCCGACGAGAGTTACGAAGACTCGTGCGTCGGGTGCGCGGCGGTGGGTCCTGTACCTTTGTTCGAACCACCAACTGTCGAATAGGGTCCGGCCCCGGGGCTCTAGTCGCCGCCGTACCTCCTGGATTAGAAGCGTCGGCAGGATCCGGTTGACGGTGTTCGTTGCCTTCTTCGTGGATGTCAGCATTCTCGAGTAGGTCAGTGGGTTCTTCGGACTCGTGATCgtggaactctctcaggtcgttGATATTTGCGGTTTTGTGTTTCCGGCTTTCGCAGTGATGCAATTTGGCGATGTTTGGTGATGGAAAACTCTTGACCCGGTAGGGGCCGTCGAACTTCGGGGCTAGCTTTGCCGCAAAGCCctcggcggcgtttgagaGGTGGTGTTGGCGTAGTAGTACCAACGATCCGACGGCGGGGCGCCATAGTCGCcggcggaggttgtaatgtcTCCCTTGCTCTTGACTGGTTCTCTGGATGTTGTTCCGGACGATGGCGAATACTTCTTTCAGCCTCGTCGCTTTGCTGGTGGCCGTCTCTGGCGTACTCCCTGTCCCGGGCGTGACTTCGTCGTAGAGGGCGCCGGCGAGTCGGGGCTCTCTTCCTTGCAGGAGGAAGGCGGGGCTGAATCCGGTCGTCTCGGAGACGGTGGAGTTGATCGCCAATGTCATCTCGGGTAGGAGCTCGTCCCATGTATTCTGGTGGTCGTCGACGAACTGGGCGATCATCGTTTTCACAGTCCGATTGGCTCTCTCCGTCGGGTTTTCCTGGGGGCAATATGGGGCTGTGTGTTGCAGCTCCACGCCTGCGCTTCGCATGAATGTTCTAAACGATCGGCTGGTGAACTGGGTTCCGTTGTCGCTCAGTATTCGTTCTCTGAAGGCTCGTTCGAGGTTCGCTGTTGTCGCTTTCTTGAGGGGTaccagttcgacccacttggagaaagtgtcgaaGAATACCAGTAAGATGGTGTTCCCGTGCTTggaccgtggtaatggtccGACGAAGTCGGCACACAGGGTGGCGAAGGGTTCTTCGGCTTTACGTGTGAGCATCCTGCCCACGGCCTTGCGCTGCGTGGCTTTGAACTTCTGACAGCTTACGCAGCCCTGCACGTACCGTCGCACGTCTCTGTGTAGTCCTGGCCAGTAGTATCGTTGTGTTGTCCTCAGGATGGTTTTCCGGACGCCAAGGTGTTTTGCCGTTGGTTCGTCATGGCATTCGCGGAGTACTCTCGTCCGGCCGTTTTTGGTCACGCATAGTTTCCACGGTatgtggtcgtcgtcgtcggctccGTGTCCTAGATAGCGGTGTAGCTGCCCATTTTCGTTCGTGTAGTCTGGGTACTTCTGGGGTTCGTCTTGGACTTGTTGGATCCCTTGTTTAAGCCAGGTGCATGGTGTGTCGTCTTCCTCAATGCGGGAGAGGGTCTCCAGTGGTTGTCTTGATAGTGCGTCTGCGACTACGTTCTGGCTGCCGGCCCGATAGCGCACGTCGTATTGGTATTGCTGTAGTTCGAGCGCCCATCTTGCTACTCTACCGTAAGGGCTCCCGAGGGTATTCAGCCACTTTAGTGCGAGATGATCGGTTATGACGTCGAATCGGTAGCCTTCGAGATAgcatcgcagttttcggatCGCCCAGATGACGGCGAGGCATtccttgtcggtggccgaGTAGTTTTCTTCTGCCTTGTTGAGGCGTCGACTGACGTATGCGATGACCCGCTCTttcccttcgatctcttgggtgaggaccgcGCCTACTCCAAGGTTGCTTGCGTCCGTCTGCAGGGAAAATTTGACGTTAAAGTCTGGGCAGGCGAGTACCGGTGCGGTGGTGAGCAGTGTTTTCAGCTCGTCGAAGGCGTCTTGTTATTCTTGCCCCCTTGTCCATGCTTTCCCTTtcttcagcagcagtgacattggttggactacggtggcaaagtttCTGACAAATCTGCGGTACAACCCGGCCATGCCTACGCATTGTCGTAGCTCCTTCAGGTTGGTCGGCGGCCTCAGCTCCTTTACGGCTGCGATTTTGTCGGGGTCCGTGTGGATACCTTCTTCGCTGATCAtgtggcccaggtattttatCCGGCGTTGGAAGAAGGCACACTTGTCCGTGTTGACCCGTAGGTTTGCCTTCCGCAGTCGTGCGAAGACTTCTTTCACGTTGTTCAGGTGCTCCTGGAAGCTTttcccgacgatgacgatgtcgtcgATATATGCGCACGCGAATGGTTCCATGTCTGCGCCGATAACGGCGTCGAGGGTCCGTTTAAACGTGGCTCCCGCGGAGTGTAAACCGAAAGGCATTactttccattggtataaTCCTCGCCCGGGTATCGTGAATGCCGGGGCTTCCCGGCTGCCGCGGGCCATtggtatctgccaatatccGTTTTTCAGGTCGAGGGTCGTGATGAAGTGGGCATTTCGGAGTCGCTCTAGTATGTAGTTGATCCTGGGTAGCGGGTACGCGTCCGGGATGGAACGCTCGTTTAGCTGCCGATAATCTACATGCGCCATCTCCCGTCCTTTTTGCGGACCAGGACGATTGGCGCGCTGTGGGAGCTCCGGGATGGTTCGATTAGGTCCTCAGCTATCAGTTGGTCGACCTGTTCATCGATGATCCGCCGCATGGCTGGATTTTTCGGGTAGTACCGTTGTTTTATGGGTCGGTTGTCCCTCATGACGATAGTGTGTTCCGTTAGGTCCGTCGTCCCTCGGATGCCGGCGAGTGTTGGCAGTTCCTCGTCTAGGAATTTCCGTATTTTCGGCGCGATGTCGGGAAGCCATGGGTCGGAGAttcgttccgaatcgtcctcGGGTGGGTCGTCGATTCCTGGGTCGCAAGTGTGGTCGGGGTTCTCGGGGAggattgttgtgtcgaatgcgCCTGGTGGTTCGACTGGTTCGCTTATGCTGGCGACGATGGCGGGTGCCTCGATCATGAGTAGGGGGCTCGTGAGTGTCCTGGGGGGTGCTTGCGCGACGTTGTACTCAGCGTGATGTACGAACGTGCGGGTCTCGATGGCGATCGTAGCGTTTGACCGACGGCTAGTTTGGGCGGTGAGGTTCACCGACATGGCTCCAGGCGTGGTGCTGGGCCATATGTCGGCGCCGTACGAGGTGTTGCCCGGGAGGCGTTCCATGATGTCGGGGACGATTGATGGTGCGTCGGCTCCAGGTGCGTCGGGGTTCCGATGGGTGCTTCGTGTGGCAGTGGTCGCCTTTCCCGGTTCCTGCCTGAGAGGACGCGGGAGTAGCGGGTCGGTCGGTGTCGTAGGGGTCGTTTTCGCGTCGAGGGCGGTGTCGACGCGTTCGTGGCCAGGGGGGCGGTCGGAGGTGGTACCTCGAGCGCCTGCCTGCTGCGTGGCGGCTGCCGTTGCTgggccgggttgtcttctggAGGGGCGTCCTGGGTTCCTTTCCCTTCGTTGGTGGAACCGCGTCGGTGCCCTCGGGAGACCGGCTCGCTTTCttcgtggctttgcttagttttggttttctcggaGTGGGCCTGGGGCTAGTGTGCTTCGTCATGGCCGTGGGTTTTGTGTTCCTTGTGCTCTTGTCTCGTGTCGTGGCGGGGAATTCATCGGCGGCGGAGGTCTCGAGTTCGTGGCTCCGGGGGCGTGTACTTGGCTAGCGGTGATCGTCGGCGTGTTTGGGATGGGGCGTTGAGAGCCTTGGAGATGGAGGTGAGTGGCGCCACATTGTATTGTGGTTTCAATGGCGCACAGGAAATCCATCCCTATGATGGCTTGCTCTACCATATTGGGGAGTACCAAGAGTGGCATCTGTATCTCTTGTTCGTCTAGTTTGACGCGCGCTAGCAAGATCTGAGTTATCTCGCGAGCTGAGCCGTCGGCTAGGCGTATCGGGACGCAGGCGGCTCGCAGGTCGTTGTCGCGGCCGAGTTTGCGGGCGAGGTCGGCGTTGATGAAGCTTCGGGACGCCCCGGTGTCGACCGTGGCTTCCGCGCGCCGTCCTCCGATGGTCACTCTCGCCATTATCCGGCCGTCGTGTACTTGTAGCGGGTTTCTTAGTTGGTTGTCTCAGGAAGCGTCGTGCCCGGCTGTTCCCGTGTCAGCTGGGGACGCGAGTCGCTTCCCGACGGGTCCCGGCGGCAACAGCCCACGGTGCGCGTTCCGCGCCTAccacattcccaacagaagagGATCGATGGGTTGATGCAGTCACGAGAAACATGTCCAGCTTCTCCGCAGCGTCGACAGGCTGCGCGTGGGTTGGCGATGGGGGTGGTGATCATTCGATGTGTCGTTTCCTGTGCTGGAGCGCCGGCCTGGTGCGGCTTCCTTGCGGGTTCCGAGGTGTTCCAGTGACGCTTTCGGAATTGGGCCCGATTCGACccgctttcgttttgttgtgccGTTGGCCGCGTGTACCTGGGTGGTTGTCGAGGGGGATGAGGGTCGCTGGTACGTTTCGTTCCTGGATACTCTCGAACTCCGTGGCCAACATTGTTAATTGCGTCAGACTTCTCAGCTCGTGTCTTCGCACGTACAGCTGGTACGCCGGGAGGGTGTTGTCATAGATCCTGCTAAGTTCCTTGGCTTCGtcgtacccggcgtggtgcatgagcaaccGGAGCTCGATGATGAAGACCTTGAACGGTTCGCCCACCGCTTGTTTGCGGTCCCTAATCTGGTCTTCCAATTGCTCGAAGTAGCGGGGAGGCAGGAAAAAGGCtaggaattcctggcggaaaTCAGCCCAAGACGCGCTCTGAAGTCGGCTGGTGCGGAACCAACGGTTGGCTCGGTCGGTGAGGAGCTCTGCCATGGCTCGCAGCACGTAGTTCATGTCTACCCCGTACGAGAGGGCACGCTCTTCCAGTAGTTCGACGAACGACAGTGGGTCGTTCTGTCCGTCGAACTGGATTCCCCACTTTCGGATCCGTTCCGCCATCTGTGCGGCGTGACTGTAGTAATGACCGTCTGTGGGGCCATTTCCTCCTGCTGTCGGCAAGATCCTTCTCATGGGCGAAGCCCTTGGCTCCGGGGGCGGGGGCTTCGGTAGATCTTCGACGGTTATCGATGTCTGTGAGGTGCTGACTTTGCCCTCCATGACTACTCCTGGAACTTGTAGGCTGAGTTTGGGGTCC harbors:
- the LOC117193641 gene encoding enoyl-[acyl-carrier-protein] reductase, mitochondrial-like, with the translated sequence MLRQTLRPGHAAHWCRQMSVVAKSLKYTQHGEPQDVLKLVEDQLADPQDKQVLVRILAAPINPADINTIQGKYPVKPKFPAVAGNEFVGEVICVGENVKGRQAGEHVIPLATGLGTWTTYGLYNQDQLMTVPKKVGLAEAATVTVNPCTAYRMLKDFVKLSPGDTVIQNGADSAVGQAVHQLCRAWGINSIGIVRDRPEICELKQLLECLDATAVLTEAEVRTSDIFKTGKVKRPKLAFNCVGGKSATEVSRHLDDRGVMVTYGGMSREPVTVATGPLIFKDIAFRGFWMTRWSKENYDTPERKQMFKELFELMEQGKFVAPTHEMVPLEKFKNAAAAALNFKGFTGKKFILNMSE